A genomic region of Spirochaetota bacterium contains the following coding sequences:
- a CDS encoding glutamate-5-semialdehyde dehydrogenase: MGVLQAAIAAKDASIYLAAVPTNIKNNALQTIAHELKNNTEAIIRANAVDIQRSTEENLPSPLLKRLRFDETKINEVIAGIESLINLPDPVGNTLLSTELDVALTLYKVSCPIGVIGVIFESRPDALVQISTLCLKSGNAVLLKGGSEAKETNKILASIIYNAGVRAGIPQNWLSLLETREDVTAMLKMDDYIDLIIPRGSNAFVKYIMDNSRIPVLGHADGICHCYVDKDADIDMAVKVVTDAKVQYVAVCNATETLLVHRAIANKFLPLIEIELKKYNVELVGCPETQKIINVNPATEDDWKTEYLDYKLSIKVVDDVDDAISHINKYGSKHTDSIITGNRDTAKKFLDLVDSGNVFWNCSTRFSDGFRYGFGAEVGISTSKIHARGPVGLDGLVIYKYKLIGNGHIVDDFAKGKRKFTHKKLNTQCPL, encoded by the coding sequence ATGGGTGTATTACAAGCAGCTATAGCTGCAAAAGATGCTTCTATCTATCTTGCAGCTGTACCAACAAATATTAAAAATAATGCATTACAGACAATAGCACATGAATTAAAAAATAACACTGAAGCAATTATAAGGGCTAATGCTGTAGATATACAGCGAAGTACTGAGGAAAACCTGCCTTCACCATTGTTAAAACGTCTAAGATTTGATGAGACTAAAATTAATGAGGTCATTGCCGGTATAGAAAGCCTTATAAATCTTCCCGACCCTGTTGGCAATACCTTGCTTTCCACAGAGCTTGATGTTGCTCTGACACTCTACAAAGTAAGTTGCCCAATTGGTGTCATTGGTGTAATATTTGAATCCCGCCCTGACGCGCTGGTGCAAATTTCAACACTTTGCTTAAAAAGCGGCAATGCAGTGCTCTTAAAAGGTGGCAGTGAAGCAAAAGAAACCAATAAAATCCTTGCCAGTATAATTTATAATGCAGGTGTCAGAGCTGGCATACCACAAAACTGGCTTTCACTGCTTGAAACACGTGAAGATGTAACTGCGATGCTTAAAATGGACGATTACATTGATCTCATTATCCCTCGCGGTTCTAATGCATTCGTAAAATATATAATGGATAACTCACGCATACCGGTGCTGGGACATGCAGATGGTATCTGTCATTGCTACGTTGACAAAGATGCGGATATCGATATGGCTGTAAAAGTAGTAACAGATGCTAAGGTGCAGTATGTTGCAGTGTGTAATGCTACTGAGACATTGCTGGTACACAGAGCTATCGCCAATAAATTTTTGCCGTTGATTGAAATTGAACTTAAAAAATATAATGTTGAGTTAGTGGGGTGTCCCGAAACTCAGAAGATAATCAACGTAAACCCTGCAACCGAGGATGACTGGAAAACTGAATATCTTGATTACAAACTTTCAATTAAAGTTGTTGATGATGTTGACGATGCAATATCCCACATAAACAAATACGGCTCAAAGCACACAGATAGTATCATTACCGGCAACAGGGATACGGCAAAGAAATTCCTGGATTTGGTAGACTCAGGGAATGTGTTCTGGAACTGCTCAACACGCTTCAGTGATGGCTTTAGATACGGATTTGGTGCTGAAGTTGGTATAAGCACATCTAAAATCCATGCACGAGGACCAGTTGGCCTTGATGGACTTGTAATCTATAAGTATAAATTGATTGGTAATGGCCATATTGTTGACGATTTTGCCAAGGGGAAACGAAAATTCACACACAAAAAGTTAAATACCCAGTGCCCATTGTAA
- a CDS encoding methyl-accepting chemotaxis protein encodes MISVSELISSKLKDFLQNIQDQASAVEEITASTQEVSNGFGNVNQNVGRQHTGLKTLFDTIDSLAHEIDVLKNRSVEISNAFTSILSITQKGEQAIQVVNHNAQTLLESSGRLTSIMNILQDIFDKIQLLALNASIEAARAGEAGRGFAVVADEVNKLSEQSVMSLKEINVNIQSNIHSVETTNNGVATIINLFQEIVTTLNTVRNGMQDIFTHIDNQEKIKEAIQNQVASSQTLSQQIAEDTNRHNEIIAEISNSIASINTLIQNNMAVAEDISNTSQELSHMGRDLLVKVKEEV; translated from the coding sequence ATGATTTCAGTGTCAGAGCTCATTTCAAGCAAATTGAAAGACTTTTTACAAAATATACAGGACCAAGCTTCTGCAGTTGAAGAGATTACAGCTTCTACACAGGAAGTATCCAATGGATTTGGGAATGTAAACCAAAATGTTGGAAGGCAACATACTGGATTGAAAACTCTTTTTGACACAATTGATTCACTGGCTCATGAGATTGATGTATTGAAAAACCGTTCGGTTGAAATATCAAATGCATTTACCTCAATATTATCTATTACTCAAAAAGGTGAACAGGCTATACAGGTGGTTAACCATAATGCACAAACATTGCTTGAAAGCTCTGGCAGGCTTACATCAATCATGAACATTTTGCAGGATATATTTGATAAAATTCAATTGCTTGCATTAAACGCATCAATTGAAGCTGCACGCGCAGGTGAGGCAGGAAGAGGATTTGCAGTGGTTGCTGATGAGGTCAACAAGCTATCTGAGCAATCGGTTATGAGCCTGAAAGAAATTAATGTTAATATACAATCCAATATTCACAGTGTAGAAACTACCAATAATGGTGTTGCAACAATTATTAATTTATTTCAGGAAATTGTTACCACGTTAAATACTGTACGCAATGGTATGCAGGATATCTTTACACACATTGACAATCAGGAAAAGATTAAAGAAGCAATTCAGAATCAAGTTGCCAGTTCACAAACATTGTCACAACAAATTGCCGAAGATACCAATCGACATAATGAAATTATTGCCGAAATATCCAATTCTATTGCAAGTATCAATACTCTGATTCAGAATAATATGGCAGTGGCAGAGGATATCAGTAACACATCGCAGGAGCTATCGCACATGGGTAGAGATCTTCTTGTAAAAGTTAAAGAAGAAGTGTGA